The proteins below are encoded in one region of bacterium:
- a CDS encoding LuxR family transcriptional regulator gives MDETTDRRLRLLRAIALASIFIGGTIDVVLDQSPGLLRFHILYELLMIVGAAVMALTLWWGWWQAEWALGQLRQRLEAQRAENDAWRKTARKALRGLGEVIAAKFDEWQLTPAEREVALLLLKGYSHKHVARLTGRSERTARQHAASVYQKAGLRNRAELAAYFLEDLILPEDSRILVSSDGAGQ, from the coding sequence ATGGATGAGACGACGGACCGCCGACTACGGCTCCTTCGCGCGATCGCGCTGGCCTCGATCTTCATCGGCGGCACGATCGACGTGGTTCTCGATCAATCACCGGGCCTGCTCCGCTTCCACATTCTCTACGAGCTGTTGATGATCGTCGGCGCCGCGGTGATGGCGCTGACCCTGTGGTGGGGCTGGTGGCAGGCAGAGTGGGCACTGGGACAACTGAGACAGCGACTCGAGGCGCAGAGGGCGGAGAACGATGCTTGGAGGAAGACCGCGCGCAAGGCGTTGCGGGGCCTGGGTGAGGTCATCGCGGCGAAGTTCGACGAGTGGCAGTTGACCCCCGCCGAGCGCGAGGTCGCGCTGCTCCTGCTCAAGGGCTACAGCCACAAGCACGTGGCGCGGCTCACCGGCCGGAGCGAGCGAACGGCGCGCCAGCACGCGGCCTCCGTCTACCAGAAGGCAGGGCTGAGGAACCGCGCCGAGCTGGCGGCCTATTTCCTCGAGGATCTGATCTTGCCCGAGGACTCGCGCATTCTCGTGTCTTCCGACGGCGCTGGCCAATAG
- a CDS encoding BlaI family transcriptional regulator, producing MEIVFTDRELDVMTVLWELGSATVAEVRERLPDDLAYTTVLTVLRILEEKGYVEHEVEGKAYRYRPTVKREVAERSAVRRLVRKLFRGSPELLLTHLVSDRSLTEEELRRLRALLDDRLGKEET from the coding sequence ATGGAGATCGTGTTCACGGACCGCGAGCTGGACGTGATGACGGTCCTGTGGGAGCTGGGGTCTGCGACCGTGGCGGAGGTGAGGGAGCGGCTGCCGGACGACCTGGCCTACACGACGGTGCTGACGGTGCTGCGGATCCTGGAGGAAAAGGGCTACGTGGAGCACGAGGTGGAGGGGAAGGCGTACCGGTACCGGCCGACGGTGAAGCGGGAGGTCGCGGAGCGGAGCGCGGTGCGGCGGCTGGTGCGGAAGCTGTTCCGGGGCTCGCCGGAGCTGCTGCTGACCCACCTGGTGTCGGACCGGTCGCTGACGGAGGAGGAGCTGCGGCGGCTGCGGGCGTTGCTGGATGACCGGCTCGGCAAGGAGGAGACATGA
- a CDS encoding antibiotic ABC transporter ATP-binding protein produces the protein MSNDAGVAIHEEEALGKAYDARLMRRLLRYLRPYRGAVALAVVLLLASAALQLLGPWITRLVLDHAIPQRDLRLLAILTAALLGSILLAFAFEYAQTVLTAWIGQRVMYDLRREIFNHLQRLSLSFFDRNPVGRLMTRVTSDVEVLNELFSTGVVTVFGDVFTLFFIAGAMLLMDWRLALVTLSVMPLVFVVVFLFRARIRDAYREIRVRLARINAFLQERLTGIAVLRVFGREQDAAARFRGIDRDYLDAHLRSIRYYALFFPAMEVLGAVALALIIVYGGAEVLDGSLTIGVVAAFLQYVRRFFQPIQDLSEKYNMLQGAMASSERIFKLLDEEPAVRDPVAPLHLPADGRGEIEFRDVWFAYPTPPTPGQDGTAAGAPPPAGFPAVPPPSPGRQGGAEGAPAPPPGDGPGAGRWVLRGVSFRARPGERIAIVGHTGAGKTTLINLLMRFYEPQRGQILFDGVPIDRVPLHELRSRIGLVLQDVFLFSRDIAYNIRLGREDIDDERVRAAAARVGADRFIEQLPDGYAQAIGERGVTLSVGQRQLLSFARALAFDPLVLVLDEATSSVDSALEGQIQHALDTLMRGRTSIVIAHRLSTVQNADRILVLHRGEIREEGTHRELLERGGLYARLYELQFVQHRPAPDPGERRSRAAAGP, from the coding sequence GTGAGCAACGACGCGGGCGTCGCGATCCACGAAGAAGAAGCACTCGGCAAGGCGTACGACGCCCGTCTCATGCGCCGGCTTCTGCGCTACCTGCGCCCGTACCGGGGCGCGGTCGCGCTCGCCGTCGTGCTGCTCCTCGCCAGCGCGGCGCTCCAGCTCCTCGGCCCCTGGATCACCCGCCTCGTGCTGGACCACGCGATCCCGCAGCGGGACCTGCGCCTGCTCGCGATCCTCACCGCCGCGCTGCTGGGCTCCATCCTCCTCGCCTTCGCGTTCGAGTACGCGCAGACCGTGCTGACGGCCTGGATCGGCCAGCGCGTCATGTACGACCTGCGGCGCGAGATCTTCAACCACCTCCAGCGTCTCAGCCTGTCGTTCTTCGACCGGAACCCGGTCGGCCGGCTGATGACGCGCGTGACCAGCGACGTCGAGGTCCTCAACGAGCTCTTCAGCACCGGCGTCGTCACCGTCTTCGGCGATGTCTTCACGCTCTTCTTCATCGCCGGCGCCATGCTGCTCATGGACTGGCGGCTCGCGCTGGTCACCCTATCGGTGATGCCGCTCGTCTTCGTGGTCGTCTTCCTGTTCCGCGCCCGCATCCGGGATGCGTACCGCGAGATCCGCGTGCGCCTCGCACGCATCAACGCGTTCCTCCAGGAGCGCCTGACCGGCATCGCGGTGCTCCGCGTCTTCGGCCGTGAGCAGGATGCAGCCGCCCGGTTCCGCGGCATTGACCGGGACTACCTGGACGCGCACCTCCGTTCCATCCGCTATTACGCTCTCTTTTTCCCCGCCATGGAGGTGCTCGGCGCCGTCGCGCTGGCGCTCATCATCGTCTACGGCGGCGCGGAGGTCCTGGACGGCTCGCTCACGATCGGCGTCGTCGCCGCGTTCCTCCAGTACGTGCGCCGCTTCTTCCAGCCCATCCAGGACCTGTCGGAGAAGTACAACATGCTCCAGGGCGCCATGGCGTCCTCGGAGCGGATCTTCAAGCTGCTCGATGAGGAGCCCGCTGTCCGTGACCCCGTCGCCCCGCTCCACCTCCCCGCGGACGGCCGCGGCGAGATCGAGTTCCGCGACGTGTGGTTCGCCTACCCGACTCCGCCCACGCCGGGGCAGGACGGTACCGCAGCGGGGGCTCCCCCGCCCGCAGGGTTTCCCGCCGTTCCCCCGCCCTCGCCCGGCCGGCAGGGTGGGGCGGAAGGGGCGCCCGCGCCCCCGCCCGGGGATGGGCCGGGGGCGGGGAGATGGGTCCTCCGCGGCGTCAGCTTCCGCGCACGGCCCGGCGAGCGCATCGCCATCGTCGGCCACACCGGCGCCGGCAAGACCACCCTCATCAACCTGCTCATGCGGTTCTACGAGCCGCAGCGCGGGCAGATCCTGTTCGATGGCGTGCCCATCGACCGGGTGCCGCTCCACGAACTCCGGAGCCGCATCGGCCTCGTGCTCCAGGACGTCTTCCTCTTCAGCCGCGACATCGCCTACAACATCCGCCTCGGCCGAGAAGACATCGACGACGAGCGCGTCCGCGCCGCCGCCGCCCGAGTCGGCGCCGACCGCTTCATCGAACAGCTCCCCGACGGCTACGCCCAGGCCATCGGCGAACGCGGCGTCACCCTCTCCGTCGGCCAGCGCCAGCTCCTCTCGTTCGCACGGGCCCTGGCCTTCGACCCCCTCGTCCTCGTCCTCGACGAGGCCACCAGCTCCGTGGATTCCGCCCTCGAGGGCCAGATCCAGCACGCGCTCGACACCCTCATGCGTGGCCGCACCTCCATCGTCATCGCCCACCGCCTCTCCACGGTCCAGAACGCCGACCGCATCCTCGTCCTCCACCGGGGCGAGATCCGCGAAGAGGGGACCCACCGCGAGCTCCTGGAGCGCGGCGGCCTCTACGCCCGCCTCTACGAGCTCCAATTCGTGCAGCATCGCCCCGCCCCGGACCCCGGCGAGCGCCGCTCCCGGGCTGCTGCAGGCCCGTGA
- a CDS encoding DUF423 domain-containing protein, with amino-acid sequence MDRLFLVVGALFGGLSVAAGAFGAHVAAARIPAERLETLELAARYQMYHALALIAAAWAAHRWPGAPAVAAGVLFMVGIVLFSGSLYGLSFGAPRWIAMITPFGGTSFILGWLVLAWAAWRGGAG; translated from the coding sequence ATGGATCGACTCTTCCTGGTCGTGGGTGCGCTGTTCGGAGGCCTGTCGGTGGCGGCGGGTGCGTTCGGCGCACACGTGGCGGCGGCACGGATCCCCGCGGAGCGGCTCGAGACGCTCGAGCTCGCGGCGCGCTATCAGATGTACCACGCGCTGGCGCTGATCGCGGCGGCGTGGGCGGCGCACCGCTGGCCGGGCGCGCCGGCCGTGGCCGCGGGCGTGCTGTTCATGGTGGGGATCGTGCTGTTCAGCGGCAGTCTGTATGGGCTGAGCTTCGGCGCGCCGCGCTGGATCGCCATGATCACGCCGTTCGGCGGCACGTCGTTCATCCTGGGCTGGCTGGTGCTTGCGTGGGCGGCGTGGCGTGGCGGAGCGGGATGA
- a CDS encoding Fe(3+) ABC transporter substrate-binding protein, giving the protein MPPNVTRKIARPGYAAALLLLAACGAEAPRPEAEGADPGGVVNVYSHRHYESDQQLFQRFTELTGIEVKVVSASADELITRLEAEGAASPADVLITVDAGRLHRAKERGLLQPIDSEVLRANVPAHLRDPEGYWFGLTKRARVIVYAKDRVRPEELKSYLDLADERWKGRLLVRSSENVYNQSLLASIIANEGEAKAREWAAAMVRNMARPPSGSDTDQAKAVAAGIGDVAVVNTYYVARLIASSDPEERRVGEQLGVVFPEQDGRGAHVNVSGAGVTRHAPNRANAIRLLEFLSSDEAQRIFAEANHEYPVKPGVEASAVLREWGEFKADTLNLAVLGELNSAAVRIFDEVGWR; this is encoded by the coding sequence CTGCCTCCGAACGTGACCAGGAAGATCGCGAGACCCGGCTACGCCGCCGCCCTGCTCCTCCTCGCCGCGTGCGGCGCCGAGGCGCCGCGCCCCGAGGCCGAGGGGGCCGATCCGGGCGGCGTCGTCAACGTCTATTCACACCGGCACTACGAGTCCGATCAGCAGCTCTTCCAACGCTTCACGGAGCTGACGGGGATCGAGGTGAAGGTCGTCTCCGCCTCGGCGGACGAGCTGATCACGCGTCTGGAGGCGGAGGGCGCCGCCTCGCCGGCGGACGTCCTGATCACGGTGGACGCCGGCCGGCTCCATCGCGCCAAGGAGCGTGGGCTGCTCCAGCCGATCGACTCCGAGGTGCTCCGCGCCAACGTGCCGGCGCACCTGCGCGACCCGGAGGGCTACTGGTTCGGCCTGACGAAGCGCGCGCGGGTGATCGTCTACGCCAAGGACCGGGTCCGGCCGGAGGAGTTGAAGAGCTACCTGGACCTCGCGGACGAGCGCTGGAAGGGCCGGCTGCTGGTGCGCTCGTCGGAGAACGTCTACAACCAGTCGCTGCTGGCCTCGATCATCGCCAACGAAGGCGAGGCGAAGGCGCGGGAGTGGGCGGCGGCGATGGTCCGCAACATGGCGCGGCCGCCGAGCGGCTCGGACACCGACCAGGCGAAGGCGGTGGCGGCGGGGATCGGCGACGTCGCCGTCGTGAACACCTACTACGTGGCGCGGCTGATCGCGTCGTCCGATCCCGAGGAGCGGCGCGTGGGTGAGCAGCTCGGCGTGGTCTTCCCCGAGCAGGACGGTCGCGGCGCGCACGTCAACGTGAGCGGCGCCGGCGTGACGCGGCACGCGCCGAACCGCGCCAACGCGATCCGGCTGCTGGAGTTCCTCTCGAGCGACGAAGCGCAGCGCATCTTCGCGGAGGCGAACCACGAGTACCCGGTCAAGCCGGGCGTCGAGGCGTCCGCGGTGCTGCGTGAGTGGGGCGAGTTCAAGGCCGACACGCTGAACCTCGCGGTGCTCGGCGAGCTGAACTCCGCGGCCGTGCGCATCTTCGACGAGGTGGGCTGGCGGTGA
- a CDS encoding iron ABC transporter ATP-binding protein — protein sequence MSALELRGLTKRYPGADRDALRNVSLRVEAGEIVGLVGGSGAGKSTLLRLIAGLETPTSGAILIGGRVVYDGTRSVPPERRGVGLVFQDYALFPHLTVEANVGFGLHRLPRHRRRERVREVLELVGLADLAGRYPHQLSGGQQQRAALARALAPEPAVLLLDEPFSNLDALLKPALRDELGRILRRAGTTTLVVVHDQEDVVSLADRVAILRDGGLWQVGAPREVFAAPRDDYVARLFGTTNFVRAVVENGMLRTPLGPVATPPAALGRDVVTLSIRPYDVLIGQADEPGVPATVRRVAFRAGFDEVELVTASPEHGSATVTAHVPPGLTLAPGDVVRIRIRPGAVQVVGLPGPDDPAAPTG from the coding sequence TTGAGCGCCCTCGAACTCCGTGGGCTGACCAAGCGCTACCCCGGCGCGGACCGGGACGCGCTGCGCAACGTCTCGCTGCGGGTCGAGGCGGGCGAGATCGTGGGGCTGGTGGGCGGGAGCGGCGCGGGCAAGTCCACGCTGCTGCGGCTCATTGCCGGGCTCGAGACGCCCACCTCGGGCGCGATCCTCATCGGCGGCCGCGTCGTCTACGACGGCACGCGCTCGGTGCCGCCCGAGCGCCGCGGCGTCGGCCTCGTCTTCCAGGACTACGCGCTGTTCCCGCACCTCACGGTGGAGGCGAACGTGGGCTTCGGGCTCCACCGCCTGCCCCGCCACCGCCGCCGGGAGCGCGTGCGCGAGGTGCTCGAACTCGTGGGGCTCGCCGACCTGGCCGGCCGCTACCCGCACCAGCTCTCGGGCGGCCAGCAGCAGCGCGCCGCGCTGGCGCGCGCCCTCGCGCCGGAACCCGCGGTGCTGCTCCTCGACGAGCCGTTCAGCAACCTGGACGCCCTGCTCAAGCCGGCGCTGCGGGACGAGCTCGGCCGCATCCTGCGCCGCGCCGGGACGACCACCCTCGTCGTCGTCCACGACCAGGAGGACGTCGTCTCCCTCGCCGACCGGGTCGCGATCCTGCGCGACGGCGGGCTGTGGCAGGTCGGCGCGCCGCGCGAGGTCTTCGCAGCCCCCCGGGACGACTACGTCGCCCGCCTGTTCGGCACCACCAACTTCGTGCGCGCCGTCGTCGAGAACGGCATGCTCCGCACGCCGCTCGGCCCCGTCGCGACGCCGCCCGCCGCCCTCGGCCGCGACGTCGTCACCCTCTCGATCCGGCCGTACGACGTCCTCATCGGCCAGGCCGACGAGCCCGGCGTGCCGGCGACCGTCCGCCGCGTCGCGTTCCGCGCCGGCTTCGATGAGGTCGAGCTCGTCACCGCCTCCCCAGAGCACGGCAGCGCCACCGTCACGGCCCACGTGCCCCCGGGACTCACCCTCGCGCCGGGCGACGTCGTCCGGATCCGCATCCGGCCCGGCGCCGTGCAGGTCGTGGGGCTGCCGGGGCCCGACGACCCCGCCGCGCCCACGGGTTGA
- a CDS encoding iron ABC transporter permease, producing the protein MIPAAASAPAPAAPSGVAVPERRPGPAVVPALRRPLSIRVPRFRLAWNPWTLAAALIAVALWVPILMVARGVLEPAGETWAHLARTVLPGYAATSIVLAAAAGALALVVGAGTAWLVAACAFPGRRFFEWALVLPLSVPAYVAAYTYAGMLDVAGPVQRVIRTLFPSLADRFLHVEVAGLGVAILIFAGVLYPYVYVAARASFLRQSRTALEASRVLGRSAASTFFRVALPLARPALVAGASLVVLEVLNDYGAVKYLGVSTFTTGIFRAWFGLGDLDAAIRLAAFLLLVVFAVLTLERLQRGRRSVAPSAEMERPLEPYRLRGWAAAAAFTACAVPVLFGFLIPVAQLVYWAARTAPRVVDAEFVAMLARSFALALGAAALVVALAVVIAYAARLGRSALVRGIARVAVLGYAVPGAVIAVGVLVPLGALDRALGSIVQAITGASPGLVIGGTVLALIYAYSVRYLAVAYLPVEAGFERECRGLDEASRCLGVPPLATLRRVGLPLMRGVLAGALILVFVDVLKELPLTLVLRPFDFDTLATRAYQLASDEQVAESANAALVLIAVSVPAIIGVNRLLGRARP; encoded by the coding sequence GTGATCCCGGCGGCGGCGTCGGCCCCTGCGCCAGCGGCGCCGAGCGGCGTCGCCGTTCCCGAGCGGCGGCCCGGGCCCGCGGTCGTACCGGCCTTGCGCCGGCCGCTGTCCATCCGCGTGCCGCGGTTCCGGCTGGCCTGGAACCCGTGGACGCTGGCCGCCGCGCTCATCGCGGTGGCGCTCTGGGTGCCGATCCTGATGGTCGCCCGAGGCGTGCTGGAGCCGGCGGGCGAGACGTGGGCGCATCTGGCGCGCACGGTGCTGCCCGGCTACGCGGCGACCTCCATCGTGCTGGCCGCGGCCGCCGGCGCCCTCGCCCTCGTGGTGGGTGCGGGGACGGCGTGGCTCGTGGCCGCATGTGCCTTCCCCGGGCGCCGGTTCTTCGAATGGGCGCTGGTGCTGCCGCTCTCCGTTCCCGCCTACGTGGCGGCGTACACCTACGCCGGCATGCTCGACGTCGCGGGTCCGGTCCAGCGCGTGATCCGCACGCTCTTCCCTTCCCTCGCCGACCGGTTCCTCCACGTGGAGGTCGCGGGGCTCGGCGTGGCGATCCTGATCTTCGCCGGCGTGCTGTACCCGTACGTCTACGTGGCCGCGCGCGCGTCGTTCCTGCGGCAGTCGCGCACGGCGCTCGAGGCATCCCGGGTGCTGGGCCGTTCGGCCGCGAGCACGTTCTTCCGCGTCGCGTTGCCGCTCGCCCGGCCCGCGCTCGTCGCCGGCGCCAGTCTGGTCGTCCTCGAAGTCCTGAACGACTACGGCGCGGTCAAGTACCTCGGCGTCTCGACGTTCACGACCGGCATCTTCCGCGCGTGGTTCGGCCTCGGGGACCTCGACGCGGCGATCCGGCTGGCGGCGTTCCTGCTGCTCGTGGTGTTCGCGGTCCTCACCCTCGAGCGGCTGCAGCGCGGCCGCCGGAGCGTCGCGCCATCCGCCGAGATGGAGCGGCCGCTGGAGCCGTACCGCCTGCGGGGCTGGGCGGCGGCGGCGGCGTTCACGGCATGCGCGGTTCCCGTGCTCTTCGGCTTCCTGATCCCGGTCGCGCAGCTCGTCTACTGGGCGGCGCGGACCGCGCCCCGCGTGGTGGACGCCGAGTTCGTGGCGATGCTCGCCAGGAGCTTCGCCCTGGCGCTCGGCGCCGCGGCGCTCGTCGTGGCGCTGGCGGTGGTGATCGCGTATGCGGCGCGCCTCGGCCGCTCCGCGTTGGTGCGCGGCATCGCCCGGGTCGCCGTGCTGGGCTACGCGGTGCCCGGCGCCGTGATCGCCGTCGGCGTGCTCGTGCCGCTCGGCGCGCTGGACCGCGCACTCGGCAGCATCGTCCAGGCGATCACCGGCGCTTCGCCGGGGCTGGTGATCGGCGGCACCGTACTGGCGCTGATCTACGCCTACTCGGTTCGCTACCTCGCGGTCGCGTACCTGCCCGTCGAGGCGGGGTTCGAGCGCGAGTGCCGCGGGCTGGATGAGGCCTCGCGCTGCCTCGGCGTCCCGCCGCTCGCCACCCTGCGCCGCGTCGGTCTGCCGCTCATGCGCGGCGTGCTCGCCGGCGCGCTGATCCTCGTCTTCGTGGACGTGCTCAAGGAGCTGCCGCTCACCCTGGTGCTGCGGCCGTTCGACTTCGACACGCTCGCCACGCGCGCGTACCAGCTCGCCTCGGATGAGCAGGTCGCGGAGTCGGCCAACGCGGCGCTGGTGCTGATCGCCGTGAGTGTGCCGGCGATCATCGGCGTCAACCGCCTCCTCGGGAGGGCGCGGCCTTGA
- a CDS encoding leucine--tRNA ligase: protein MSENRTAYNPAAIEEKWQRRWAERGTNTFTDEDLARAERPFYNLMMFPYPSAEGLHVGNIYAFTGADIYGRWKRLQGYDVFEPIGFDAFGIHSENYALKVGTHPMELIPRNIQNFTRQLKRIGAMYDWNHTVDTTDPRYYKWTQWLFIKLFKAGLVERRKAPVNWCPSCHTVLANEQVVAGECERCGTPVEQRFLEQWFFKITKYAQRLLDNLSWIDWSETTKRAQENWIGRSEGAEISFPIARRRVAPDRHEPAQLHAERPVIRVFTTRPDTIFGATFMVLAPEHPLVDQVTTDEQRAAVDEYRRRVASFDLVTRKKTDKEKTGVFTGGYAINPATGEEIPIWIADYVLMEYGTGAIMAVPGHDERDFEFAEKFSLPIRRVIAGEGDHEGTPLHQAYVGPGVLVNSGQFNGMSSEEAKRAITAWLAERGLAEERVQYRLHDWCVSRQRYWGPPIPIIYCDKCGAVPVPEEDLPVELPYIENYKPDESGVSPLARVESWYRVPCPQCGAEARRETDVSDTFLDSAWYFLRYPSANRDDVPFDPELTRKWLPVNMYIGGEEHAVLHLLYSRFITMALHDLGLLHFEEPFATFRKHGLIIKEGAKMSKSRGNVVIPDEYIEQYGADTFRTYLMFLGPYQEGGDFRDQGLQGPYGFLSRVWDTIVPVEELGNEPISGELERKLHATIKKVTEDIAALRYNTAIAAMMEYLNAVREGGRRANRAEVEPLVVLLAPFAPHLAEELWERLGHPQSIFERAESVGFERVEGGNWPVYDPAKATTDTVEFVVQVNGKVRARIPVRRGITEDEARAAALADENVQRFVNGAPVKKVIFVPDRLINLVV from the coding sequence ATGAGCGAGAACCGCACGGCGTACAACCCCGCCGCGATCGAGGAGAAGTGGCAGCGGCGCTGGGCGGAGCGAGGGACCAACACCTTCACCGACGAGGACCTGGCGCGCGCCGAACGCCCGTTCTACAACCTCATGATGTTCCCCTACCCCTCCGCCGAGGGGCTCCACGTGGGCAACATCTACGCGTTCACGGGCGCGGACATCTACGGACGCTGGAAGCGCCTCCAGGGCTACGACGTCTTCGAGCCCATCGGCTTCGATGCTTTCGGCATCCACTCCGAGAACTACGCGCTCAAGGTCGGCACGCACCCGATGGAGCTGATCCCGCGCAACATCCAGAACTTCACGCGGCAGCTCAAGCGCATCGGGGCGATGTACGACTGGAACCACACGGTCGACACCACCGACCCGCGCTACTACAAGTGGACGCAGTGGCTCTTCATCAAGCTCTTCAAGGCGGGGCTCGTCGAGCGGCGTAAGGCGCCCGTCAACTGGTGCCCGAGCTGCCACACGGTGCTCGCCAACGAGCAGGTGGTCGCCGGCGAGTGCGAGCGCTGCGGCACGCCCGTCGAGCAGCGCTTCCTGGAGCAGTGGTTCTTCAAGATCACGAAGTACGCCCAGCGGCTGCTCGACAACCTCTCCTGGATCGATTGGTCGGAGACCACCAAGCGCGCCCAGGAGAACTGGATCGGCCGGAGCGAGGGCGCCGAGATCTCCTTCCCGATCGCGCGGCGCCGCGTTGCCCCGGACCGTCACGAGCCGGCGCAGCTCCACGCCGAGCGCCCCGTGATCCGCGTTTTCACCACGCGGCCGGACACGATCTTCGGCGCGACCTTCATGGTCCTCGCGCCGGAGCACCCGCTGGTGGACCAGGTCACGACGGACGAGCAACGCGCCGCGGTGGACGAGTACCGCCGCCGCGTCGCCTCCTTCGACCTCGTCACGCGCAAGAAGACGGACAAGGAGAAGACCGGCGTCTTCACCGGCGGCTACGCCATCAACCCGGCGACAGGCGAGGAGATCCCGATCTGGATCGCGGACTACGTGCTGATGGAGTACGGCACGGGCGCGATCATGGCGGTGCCGGGCCACGACGAGCGCGACTTCGAGTTCGCCGAGAAGTTCTCGCTGCCCATCCGGCGCGTGATCGCCGGTGAAGGCGACCACGAGGGAACGCCGCTGCACCAGGCGTACGTCGGCCCGGGCGTGCTGGTCAACTCGGGGCAGTTCAACGGCATGTCCTCCGAGGAGGCCAAGCGAGCCATCACCGCCTGGCTCGCGGAGCGCGGCCTGGCCGAGGAGCGCGTTCAGTACCGGCTGCACGACTGGTGCGTCTCGCGGCAGCGCTACTGGGGGCCGCCGATCCCGATCATCTACTGCGACAAGTGTGGCGCCGTGCCGGTCCCCGAAGAGGACCTGCCCGTCGAGCTGCCGTACATCGAGAACTACAAGCCGGACGAGAGCGGCGTGAGCCCGCTCGCGCGCGTGGAGTCGTGGTACCGCGTGCCGTGTCCGCAGTGCGGCGCCGAGGCTCGGCGCGAGACGGACGTGAGCGACACGTTCCTGGACAGCGCCTGGTACTTCCTGCGCTACCCGTCGGCGAACCGGGATGACGTCCCGTTCGACCCCGAGCTGACGCGGAAGTGGCTGCCGGTGAACATGTACATCGGCGGCGAGGAGCACGCGGTCCTGCACCTGCTGTACAGCCGCTTCATCACGATGGCGTTGCACGACCTGGGACTGCTCCACTTCGAGGAGCCGTTCGCGACCTTCCGCAAGCACGGCCTGATCATCAAGGAAGGCGCGAAGATGTCCAAGAGTCGCGGCAACGTCGTGATCCCGGACGAGTACATCGAGCAGTACGGCGCGGACACCTTCCGCACGTACCTGATGTTCCTCGGCCCGTACCAGGAGGGCGGCGACTTCCGCGACCAGGGGCTCCAGGGGCCGTACGGCTTCCTGAGCCGGGTGTGGGACACCATCGTACCCGTCGAGGAGCTGGGCAACGAGCCGATCTCGGGCGAGCTGGAGCGCAAGCTGCACGCGACGATCAAGAAGGTCACGGAAGACATCGCCGCGCTGCGCTACAACACGGCGATCGCGGCGATGATGGAGTACCTGAACGCGGTCCGGGAGGGCGGCCGGCGTGCGAACCGCGCGGAGGTCGAGCCGCTGGTCGTGCTGCTCGCGCCGTTCGCGCCGCACCTCGCCGAAGAGCTGTGGGAGCGGCTCGGCCACCCACAGAGCATCTTCGAGCGCGCCGAGAGCGTCGGCTTCGAACGGGTCGAGGGCGGCAACTGGCCGGTCTACGACCCGGCGAAGGCCACGACGGACACGGTCGAGTTCGTGGTACAGGTCAACGGCAAGGTCCGGGCGCGCATCCCGGTGCGCCGCGGCATTACCGAGGACGAGGCGCGCGCCGCGGCGCTGGCGGACGAGAACGTGCAGCGCTTCGTGAACGGCGCGCCGGTCAAGAAGGTGATCTTCGTCCCGGACCGGCTGATCAACCTCGTCGTCTAG
- a CDS encoding GlsB/YeaQ/YmgE family stress response membrane protein produces MSVLSWILFGLVAGAVAKLMMPGKDPGGCLGTVAIGILGALLGGFLSTALLGWGTVTGWNWRSFGIAVAGSMLLLLAYRLIARRRA; encoded by the coding sequence ATGAGCGTCTTGTCCTGGATCCTGTTCGGTCTGGTCGCCGGAGCCGTGGCGAAGCTGATGATGCCCGGCAAGGACCCGGGCGGCTGCCTCGGCACCGTGGCGATCGGGATCCTGGGCGCCCTGCTCGGCGGGTTCCTCAGCACGGCGCTGCTGGGCTGGGGGACGGTGACGGGCTGGAACTGGCGGTCGTTCGGAATCGCGGTCGCCGGCTCGATGCTCCTCCTGCTGGCCTACCGGTTGATCGCGCGGCGGCGGGCGTAG
- a CDS encoding bifunctional phosphoribosyl-AMP cyclohydrolase/phosphoribosyl-ATP diphosphatase HisIE has product MDRPEQLAELDFEKGGGLVPVVAQHAHTGEVLMLAYANREALERALATGTMWFYSRSRDALWRKGETSGNTLRLVSLHADCDADAVLAQVEPAGPTCHTGERSCFSAPPTLAALADVLAARRANPPAGSYTARLFGDRNLRLKKLGEEATELALACVLGEKDRVAEEAADLFYHALVACAAAGVEAADVLAALDRRLPGRAEEGAK; this is encoded by the coding sequence ATCGATAGACCCGAGCAGCTCGCGGAGCTGGACTTCGAGAAGGGAGGCGGCCTCGTGCCCGTCGTCGCGCAGCACGCTCACACGGGAGAGGTGCTGATGCTGGCGTACGCGAACCGGGAGGCGCTGGAGCGCGCGCTCGCGACCGGGACGATGTGGTTCTACTCGCGCAGCCGCGATGCCCTGTGGCGCAAGGGCGAGACGAGCGGCAACACGCTGCGGCTCGTCTCACTGCACGCCGACTGCGACGCGGACGCCGTGCTCGCGCAGGTCGAGCCGGCCGGTCCCACCTGCCACACGGGCGAGCGGAGCTGCTTCTCCGCCCCGCCCACCCTCGCCGCCCTCGCCGATGTGCTCGCCGCGCGCAGGGCGAACCCGCCCGCGGGCAGCTACACCGCCCGCCTGTTCGGCGACCGGAACCTGCGGTTGAAGAAGCTGGGCGAGGAGGCGACGGAGCTCGCGCTCGCGTGCGTGCTCGGAGAGAAAGATCGCGTGGCGGAAGAGGCCGCAGACCTCTTCTACCACGCGCTCGTCGCGTGCGCCGCTGCGGGCGTCGAGGCCGCGGACGTGCTCGCCGCGTTGGACCGGCGCCTGCCCGGGCGGGCCGAGGAAGGCGCGAAGTAG